GAACTTATGGATCTCATGGGTTCTCAGAAGTCACAAGCCAAGACATCCTCCGAATCACCCCTGACTTTGCTGTATCAGCTTCTAGGAGTTGCTGCCCAAACAGACCGCAAATACGAAGCAGCATGCCAGTGGTTCCAAACACTGAAGGGCGTACTGAATCCTGACGAAGAATCAGCTATCCGCATATTCTCGGTTTCGGCTCGTCTCCTTGCTGCTTTATTAAAACAGTCCAAATACGATACCAAGACAAAGGAACTTGTGCAAGAGGTTACAGAGAGCCTAGAGGGAAGTTTAAGTGGCAATATTACCGATCTAAATGAACTGTTGGATAGTCTTTCGCTTGCCCGACGATCAGCTGTTGGACTACTCGTGAGTAACTCGAAAGACTCAAAATCAAAGAACAGCACGGTCAACTCTATCATGCAACACCTCAAAACTTTTATTACGAAGTTCCCACGATTCGGTCGCCGCTGGCTAGGAGCTCCTCCTGGTAGGGATGCCTCGACCAAGGCCATTCTGCAGTTCGATCAACGACGAGAAACTCTTATGCAAAGTATTAGCCAGATCATCGATGGTGCTTTGGTAGTTATCAATAGCGACATTCAGAACGACTCGACTTCATGGAAGCAATTGGACGAAGTTTTGATGGATTGCAACAAACTAGTTGATAGTGTTGTCGACCCTACAACTTCGATAGCACGAACGGAACAGCTCAGCGGCTATTTTGTCAAGATCTCAAGTCTTTACTTTGCAAGGTACAATCAGCTACGTAAGGACCTAGGGAAATCCAAACAAATCAACAAGGAGATTCTTCAGTGCCTAAGCCGATCCATCGAGATAATCCAGGACCGTCCCATGGCACAGCAAGAAAAAGCCCAGATCACAACCAAGCTGGAGCTTTTTGCCGACCTGTGTAAGGCTGGAAACCGGAGTGAAGAGGCGATCAAAACGTTACGGTCAATCTGCACAAACATGATTGAAGAGGGTGCCTTGGTGAAAGTCACAGCTACCCTCGATTCGCAGCCTCCCAGTGTCGCTTGGAACGTCGATGAGAGGGCAGAAACGTTGTCTCGAACCCTACGTTCAATTGCCAAGCTTGATCAGTCATGGAACGACTGGGCCTTTTTTCTACAAGAAAATGAGCGAGCCGCAGTACTTGAGCATCTGATGCAGATCGATGGCGATGTCACTTTCAAAGGAGAGCCGCTCAAGTTGTACGACTCGTCTGTACAGTCTATCTTGAAGATATATACACCAGAACGCTTTCCAATCCGACGCCTTCGAGTCCTACTCCAACTACTTTTTCAAGTCATAGGAGAAGAAAATGAAATGGAACAAATCACCAAGCTGATCGAAGAGCCGCTTCAGCAGCTGGACAATGAGGCCTACGGCGAGGACAGCTCGCTGGTCCGTTATATCCCTCATTTAAGGACACTGGAGAAGTCGGTTTCAGCTCTGGCTGTGACTGACGCTCCTCTCCCCGTCCCTGTGCTGAGAGACGCAATCGCTTCTTGGAGATTGATGACCGAATCCTGCAAGTCGAGAAGTGAACTCTACGAACAGATCGATAACCCAGATGGTCTCGTTTTGCACCTACAGTCTGCCAGTCAATTTGCCAGTCTGCGAGGTGAGCATGGTTTGCAACTAGAGATCTTGGAACTGTCAGCACCTCTATCCAAGATCCTTACTGAGCCGACATACAATAACGTAATTCTCAACCACACGCTCCTCGCCTCGCAGCATCTCAACATTGGTCACTTTGCTGAAGCAAAAGAGACACTCGATGCAACGAAGAAGCTACTGGACCAAGCAGAAGGCGTCTCCCGTGGGTTGGTTGCCGAATTCTATCTTACTGAAGCCGAGTATTATTCTGGTATCGGCGATATTAACGAAGCGTGAGTGATCATTCCTGTCAAAACATCACCACAGGTGTTCGTTCTAACTGTGCTTAGGAATTCCTCATTGGCAGCTGCCAAGGCGATCTACGGCGGATCTACCTCGTCATGGGCTCTGTCAAGATCTCAAGCCAACATGTCCATCGCTCTGAGTTCATTTTTAGAATCGGTTCTCGCGCTGAAGCGCGGTCAAGTTCAAGAGGCTCTAGTCAGCGTTAAATCAAGTGTTCGAGTCCTATCTCATGACTGGTCCAAGATAGAAGCATCTGTGACCCAAGGTGCTAGCTTAAGCGTCATGGATGCTTCGACAACCAGTTTGGATAGCGCCAAAGCTGGTGCTAAGCTCGGCCAAGTGATCGGGCCACGATTCTGGGCACTCGCATTTCCCCTTCTGCGAGGTCTTTTGCACGTCTCCTCCGTATACGCTCATCTTGGCATGTATCAAGAGACTGTTTACTATGCGGAATCCGCCCAAAAGATTGCAGAGAGTACGGGCTCGCCACTCTACCGGGCACAAGTCCTGGCCTGGATAGGCTCTGTTTATCATCGCGCTGGAAAGCTGACAAAGGCTCTTGATTTTGGAAACGAGGCTTTCGAGGAATTGCCACAAGATATCTCGGCGTCTCGGGTTCAAGTTGCTTGCCAACTCGGTGGGTTGTTTCGCGATACGGGTGATGAAGACAAGGCTctccagcttcttcagctCGCAGAGGATACTGCCCAGCGTCTCGGAGATCATGGTAAGGTACTGAGCATCCAGAACGAGGCTAAGAAGACGGCTCCAGTTGCTGCCAAGGCACGAGCTGCTGCCACTACACGCGCTACTCGCACTGCTGCCAGGACGACCCGAGCCAAAGCCGCTCCTGTTGCTGCTCCTGCACCAAAGACTCGGAAGCGACAGGCAGCAGTCAAGAGTCAGCCGTCTGCTTTGGAAGTGTCCAAGTTGCCAAAGGACGCGTACCAGGCTTCATTGATGGCTTCGGTCATTTTGTCGCGAGCCCTGGGCTTCATCAGTCAGAAGGACTGGACTTCAGCTTTGTCAACTCTGGAGCTTGCCAAAGAACTGCCAAAACTCCTCGGCACCTTGTCTCAGGAACAAGTTGTGACTGCAATTTCTCTTATTGGCCACAGCACAGAGCAGATGATCCATGATCCCGTCTTCTCTGTCGTACAGGATTCAACAATTTCTTTCCCAGCAGTCGCAGCTTCTGACAAGGCGAGACGTTCGATAAGTCAGACGCCTCCTCGGAAGGGACGTGCGACCGCAACGGCCACTGAACGAAAGATTTCGAAGGAAACCAATGTTCCTGCCTTTGCTGAAGCATTGAAACAAGCCCAGGAGCTCCTTCTCGAGGCTCATGCTTCGACTCTGTCAACTGCTAATAGCACCATGGTCCATCGCATCTCGGCTCTACTTCAGAATACCGTCATTCTTCTCTCCGCCACCTCAACGACGCAATCCAAAGTTCTCGCAGGCTCAGGCTTTGCTACTTTCTCTGTTGATTTGGCTCGCAACGTTACTTGGAAGCGTGAGCAAAGTACACTGCAGAACAAAGAGGGCACTGGAACAGACGGTTCGGGCTCTATCCAAACTTCGAGACGTGACAGCCTCGCACTCACAACTGAGATGTCCAAATTCCAAGAGGACTACATTGACTTGGTGCCTCACAACTGGAGTGTGATCTCTGTCTCTTTAAGCGACAACCATCATGATTTGTGCATCACCAAATTCCAAGCGGGCCACAGCCCTTTCATTCTCCGGCTGCCACTCGAGCGTGCCAATTCTCGAGATGCTGACTCGGAGGTCTTCAACTTTGAGCACGGGAAggaggagatgatggagatTATCCGGCTTGCCAATGAAACAAGCCACTCTGCTAGCCGTGACTTCAGTGTCAAGGGTGCAAAGTCTGCATGGTGGGCTGAGCGAGAAGAATTAGATGGACGACTGAGGGATCTTTTAAGCACAATTGAGACAACTTGGCTGGGTGGTTTCAAGGGAATTTTCTCCCAGCACGAACGACGACCGGATCTCCTTGCCCGCTTTCAAAAGAGCTTTGACCAAGTCCTCGACAGCAATTTGCCTTCACGAAAACAGGGCCGAGGCAAGAAGCCAACAAAGACATACAGGGTGTCTCTCGACCCTCGAGTCCTCGATCTGTTTATCGGGCTTGGGGATCCTACTGATCCGGACAGTGACTACGATGAGGCACTCAACGATCTGCTCTACTTTGTCGTCGATATTCTTCAGTTCCACGGCGAACGCAACGCGTACGACGAAATTGATTTTGATGCAATGGTGGTCGAGACGTATGATGCACTGCGCGGTTACTACAATGCTGTTAAGAAAGGATCAGAACGAGCAGAAGACGCACATACTGTTTTGGTATTAGACAAGGCTCTCCATGCCTTCCCTTGGGAGTCAATGCCATGTATGGAAAGCCTCGCTGTTTCACGTGTTCCTTCTCTCGCTTGCTTGAGACAGCTCATCACAGAATCACAGCCATTTGCAAACGATGATGATTTTGAAGATAGGCCTGAGGGTCACTATGTCTCTACCGAGCGAGGAACGTACATCCTAAACCCCTCGACAGATTTGGTTAACACACAATCTACTTTTCAGCCAATTATGAAGGGTTTAAAAGATTGGGATGGTATCGTCAACCGCGCTCCTCAAGAGGCCGAATTCGAAAAGGCGTTGTCAGACTCTGATATCCTGCTTTACTTTGGCCACGGAAGCGGAGCGCAGTATATTCGAGCACGCACAATTCGTCGTCTCGAAAAGTGCAAGCCAGCAACATTCTTAATGGGTTGCAGTTCGGCATCACTAACGGAAGCCGGAGAGTTTGAGAACTACGGTCCAGTGTGGAACTACATGATGGCAGGATGCCCGGCGGTTGTGGGCACACTATGGGACGTGACGGATAGGGACATTGATCGGTTCGCGGGCCGATCGTTTGAGGAATGGGGGTTGTTTCCCAGGGGCACGTTCAAGGAGGATAAGCGAGCCAAGGGCAAGAGTCGGGCCTCGGGCCAGGACGAGACTATGGCGAGTGAATCGGAAGAAGATGGGCAGGTAACACGTAACGTGTCACTAGCCGAGGCCGTTGCACGGTCCAGGGAGGCGTGCAGATTCAAGTATCTCAACGCCGCCGCGGTGGTACTCTATGGAATTCCTGTGTACATCAGGCACAAAGGTGACGAGTAAATAGGGGCGGAGAGTTTAGCGTTGGTTGGTTATCAAAGTTCGTTTACGGAGAATCTCTGTCTGATAGACTACAGGGACTGGGGGCGCAGCATAGCATGGCGTATTATAGCATTTCCGGGTGTTTGGATTGTTTGAGTCTTGACTCGATTTAAGGTTAATGAAAGAATTGTGATCATTAATACATGACGAAAATTATGCTTGTGAGCAAAGACCTGACTGGCCTGGTTACGGTGCCTGACAACCGTGCAGTAGTACCATTCTCCCATCTTTGCAGCTCAAGATCCAAACACTCACCATTTTCCAATAGTGATTGATAATTCGGTAGGACTGGTTGACCACAACCGGGAGATATAACCTGCATTTTATGCAGTAAAACATTGACAACGGTTTGATTGCTGCAGTCAAGATCGGACCAGTTGAAACGGACCGAGGCTCAGACGTGTATTACACGTACAAGTCTGACTGTGTAAGTGACAGCAGATTGTGGTTGGTCCATCAAGTTGCCAGTTTGACATGCCTGAGCTACTTGGTCTACTTACTACAGGAATGCTACAACAGCTTCCAGAAGGAGTGTAGGAGAGACATTCATGGCCACACTGAGACTCGAGTTCAATCTAAATTATCTTGATGAAGGGCAGCATAGGGTAACTTGGGTACCGTTTATTGACAAAACTCAGTGCTCAGCCCAACTTGAACGTTGAGTTGAGGCACAGTCAACAAAGTAGGCATAGCTTATATTAGCCTTTTTAGGAACGTTATAGTTAATTTTGCAGTTGATAACTTTCATGGGACGTGCTAATCTAAACAATCACCTTGTAAGGCTTAGGCGAGCTGATGTGCAAGGAGCACGCGTCTGAGATAATGACCTAATTTCCTTGATATTTATGTCGTTCACAATACCATGGAGGAGAAACCCCACGCGTTGTTATTATCCCACTTATCCCACATTCCGACATATGTAGTCCAAAGTACCCAAACCTGATGCTGTTGTCTCCGTTTTGGCTTCTACCAAGAACCATTGCACGAACTACGTTGCTTGTCCCTGCCTCCTCTGCTCCTGATCAGCAAAATGCAGTGCGGCACAAACACACAAATAGAATAGCACAGGTAACATGGCAGTGCTGCGGGCGGACCATGTTATTGTTACGCCCGTCGTCAAGGCGTAGAGAAGAGGACTGAATGATTGATGGAACAAGAAAGAGTCAAGACGATATCGGACCGGTACGAAGTGGTCATTTTAGTGCCTTGTCTGGGAAGACGTTGAGAAAGCGTATGTATGTGGCTTTGCGCGCTATGGTCTGTATGTCATTGATCATGGATTGGAAGGGATATGCATGCAGGTGTGTGAAAATAAAATGAgacatggtggtggtgaggtTCGAGACCGGATCGTCAGTTGGATGTTACAGTACGATATCCATGCGTAACTAATTATTTGGCGATCATGTCTCCTAACGACATCGTGATAAGCCCAGACAGACAGAGGAAAGTAACTCTACTCCATCCAGCCCTAACGTCGGAGATCCATTACCcatcatacatacatacatagtagAGTGTGTGAGGAACTTTTGGCTCGGCAAGGGATCCATGTATTCAAGTGTCTGTGCAGAAGGGGGATGAGGGAACCGTTATTTGTCTGGCGGTTTTTAGTTTTTCACTTGTAACGGTCCAGGTATTGGGATGTGTGATGTGCTATTTCAAGATGCATGCTGGCGGTTAAAGTTGGAAAAGACCACAAGAGAAGACAAGAGACGCCTCACTTGTGAGCTATGAACCAAGTAGCATATTCCGATTCGCTCATGATATTGAATACCACCGTGCATACAAGAacaaagattataataataacaaTGGCATTAACAATGATGATGCCTTTGCTTTGTGTTCAGTTCCCCTATTATCAACATTGGTGCATGTAACATAATGACACCTCGTTATTTTGGTTGTGAGGGCAAATTGACTGACATGgatgcttggtcttttgtgttCAAGGGGTCCAAAAgtggtcttgtctttgtgttaaaggaaggataagtgggttgcatagcagtgcttttgtatttgtgtgagattaaggttgctctaagagccctatttttcgtgacgaagctgcatctatcgatttcacattagacttcgagggatacccatatcaattttGGTTGTGAAGTCTAAGTTGCTCCCTCCCAATCGACTTCGGAAGTTACCGTCAATTGAACAAGGATCACCCATCCTTGTTGGGATAAACAACAAGATATCCCGCGGTCTGCTCAATTGGTGATTCCAAAGCAGAACCAAGTCCGCAGATCATCTGTATTGCACCGCCAGTTTCATGGGTGATGCTGGATGAAGAAACCTATTTCTCCGATGGGTATCATCGGTTTTTGAAGGAGAAATCATGGGCTAAATTAGGAGGCAACAGCTGTTGAAAAGGATACATAGAAAAATACAGACAGCTAGGGGGAGACAGAGAAAGAGCCTGGACGGTAGTCGCAGGACTAGACCCTGGTAGAGCCTGGCATTTCTCAACTAGTTTCATGCAATCAAATCTGCAGCACGATCTCTTTCAAGCCAAGGTGACCTCTTGTTAGTTTGCCtagtcaagtcaagccagTCCCCAGGCAGGCAGGTATGTCATGTAGGCTTGAGGCATCATAGTACATATAGTAGGGAGTAACTATCAACGCCCTGTTTTTCCTCGCTACCTGAAAAGGTCCGGGGTTCTGGGCAGAACCAAGACTGGGACTGTCACTTTTCAAGGGTCCCCCCTGGCCTGCTCGCGTTAGCCTTTCTGTATCCTGCCGCGCCTTGTCTCAGTGAACCTTGACAGCGTGACACCAAGCTCAACGAGGGAGTGCCGTTGCTGAGCCTTTTCAGTACATAGTACATACgtatgaagaagaagaaggtgacAATACGATATGAGATGCAATGCTTGGGATGATCCGGATCCCGGTGGGATACCAGCTCAACAGTGGATAGTCCAACCGAGACAACCGCGGTCAAATAGCATTGCCTCTTTCTTTCGTTTTGCAAGGAGATGCTAGTTAGAGACTCGTTTCTCCTCCAGTCGTATTCAACAAGATTGCACGTTCATATGAACATCATAATATACCCAAAGAATCGTTAGTACTAGTTGAACCCATACAGACATACatagtacatacatacaagtCCTGTGCACGTTAGCCTCCTCTAGCCCTGTGGGGATATTCCGCGTCCCGTGCTCTGCCTGCTGTGCCGTTTGACGTATGTACTCGAGGTTCATTAGGCGGAGATTCCTTGTTTGGTTCTGTTATTGTTATATGTCTGTGTTGTTATGCAGTAGTAACAATTTACCTTGGAGGTAAGAAGTGAGGGAAGTAAGAAACAAGGTGATGTATTCGTTTATCTTGATACATCTTTTTCCCGAGTGGATTTTGACAACCTACTGACGTTCAGTTGACTACCTATTATTACACATGACAAGGACTACCACGTCACGAATGTTGTGATGGAGACTCTCTATTGCTGTGCGTAGGGATCcatactaaggtaggtatgcACGCGTTCACCGTGCTTTGGATGGGCAGCTCCACCATGAATGATCATTGTCATTGCACACATGGTTTTGACATGTAAAATCATTAGTAGACTGACGTTACTGGGTAGTTAAACGTTGACATGCTTGTTAGAGACATGACAtggaagagagagagagagacatgAAGAGATGAGACCAAAAAATGTGACAGCCCCAATTCAATCCAATCGAGACTTGGATTTAATACCTATTGGAGTCTACAGTTAGGTAGTCTACCCCACAGTCACACCCCCTGGGCCGTGCACTATAACATCCATCCAGCCCGGCCCAGCCTCTAACTTATCTAGTAGCTACTACATACTAACTGTACCAACCTATCGTGATCACTGCTTCTGAAATCCTGGGTCCCTACTTAACGACAAAAGGTAAACGGTCCCACCCTCCTGGACTGGACGTTGGACCCCAGCCCAGCTTCCGCTTCCACGACTCAATCCTTTTCCCCCGTTGACTCTTTCAGATTCTCCTTCTCGCATCCCTCCTTCGCGGATAACAACAACCGTTCAATTACCAACTACCCGAGTAGGCGAGCCATTTCGTCTTGTTGTATTAGTCTATACTATACTTTCAGCCTCCGCGACGCTTCTAAACTCTCCATTTCCCGCCAACAACTCCTTCGCCCCAGTCGGGGCGCAGACTGCCCGTCCCCAGCTCCAGTGCGGGGAGCCACTGACAACATACGTACCCGTTACTTTTCTCCATAAACTCCCCGGACGACTTCGGGTCACCTCAATTCAACGCTCCTGCGCTGCAGCAGCAACGTTTTGAGCTGCACAACAGCTGCACAGATACCTGCCAACCTCTTGTCTTGTTAAATCTTTGTTCTACCCAGTTGAACTACCTTCGCACTCACTGCTACCATCACCACGGTCCGATAGATTTGTTTCCCATCGCCGAATTCTCGGCCTCGGAAGCGTCCGCGTCGCAACTCTGTATCCGTCTGGCAGAGTCATGTCCGGTCGTGCCGTTTTGAAACCTCAACATGCCCCGTCATCCT
This Fusarium poae strain DAOMC 252244 chromosome 3, whole genome shotgun sequence DNA region includes the following protein-coding sequences:
- a CDS encoding hypothetical protein (MEROPS:MER0010982~BUSCO:542at5125), which encodes MASLQVKADAVKTALTDTSTCTTATVVTLKELLLLDADNSTTAPKTTTNSKTKRAAPGKTQTAKSNTEQLPSKDRAALATHVINICIKSLNEAAKPSVPTTPGKRQASQSDLKKASGPRTLRRSLSAPLSPLQPRTLNRVATSPNVTSKATSQLPQQSTGCLAVVECARVAFLFLRSTIGAVQPTQTDFQLENGMSAFIGKLLTLGFQDQALKELRILKRRLDAGVGKTTKPASSEGQTAAQVIAELLDYGDKIPDNLLSVVTGCQFQVLRWISHSKKPHHIEAALPFLEESHVSSPVRLYERLGAQDKKETQKAARQLASLSQTILSFAPSVSSKEDQVATEIRLSPSPTSAFKLQVLCFKAQLKWWKMAGHRGSIDDDILSPFSRCVRAYTRRHPSANGLTYDLIATSFQELMDLMGSQKSQAKTSSESPLTLLYQLLGVAAQTDRKYEAACQWFQTLKGVLNPDEESAIRIFSVSARLLAALLKQSKYDTKTKELVQEVTESLEGSLSGNITDLNELLDSLSLARRSAVGLLVSNSKDSKSKNSTVNSIMQHLKTFITKFPRFGRRWLGAPPGRDASTKAILQFDQRRETLMQSISQIIDGALVVINSDIQNDSTSWKQLDEVLMDCNKLVDSVVDPTTSIARTEQLSGYFVKISSLYFARYNQLRKDLGKSKQINKEILQCLSRSIEIIQDRPMAQQEKAQITTKLELFADLCKAGNRSEEAIKTLRSICTNMIEEGALVKVTATLDSQPPSVAWNVDERAETLSRTLRSIAKLDQSWNDWAFFLQENERAAVLEHLMQIDGDVTFKGEPLKLYDSSVQSILKIYTPERFPIRRLRVLLQLLFQVIGEENEMEQITKLIEEPLQQLDNEAYGEDSSLVRYIPHLRTLEKSVSALAVTDAPLPVPVLRDAIASWRLMTESCKSRSELYEQIDNPDGLVLHLQSASQFASLRGEHGLQLEILELSAPLSKILTEPTYNNVILNHTLLASQHLNIGHFAEAKETLDATKKLLDQAEGVSRGLVAEFYLTEAEYYSGIGDINEANSSLAAAKAIYGGSTSSWALSRSQANMSIALSSFLESVLALKRGQVQEALVSVKSSVRVLSHDWSKIEASVTQGASLSVMDASTTSLDSAKAGAKLGQVIGPRFWALAFPLLRGLLHVSSVYAHLGMYQETVYYAESAQKIAESTGSPLYRAQVLAWIGSVYHRAGKLTKALDFGNEAFEELPQDISASRVQVACQLGGLFRDTGDEDKALQLLQLAEDTAQRLGDHGKVLSIQNEAKKTAPVAAKARAAATTRATRTAARTTRAKAAPVAAPAPKTRKRQAAVKSQPSALEVSKLPKDAYQASLMASVILSRALGFISQKDWTSALSTLELAKELPKLLGTLSQEQVVTAISLIGHSTEQMIHDPVFSVVQDSTISFPAVAASDKARRSISQTPPRKGRATATATERKISKETNVPAFAEALKQAQELLLEAHASTLSTANSTMVHRISALLQNTVILLSATSTTQSKVLAGSGFATFSVDLARNVTWKREQSTLQNKEGTGTDGSGSIQTSRRDSLALTTEMSKFQEDYIDLVPHNWSVISVSLSDNHHDLCITKFQAGHSPFILRLPLERANSRDADSEVFNFEHGKEEMMEIIRLANETSHSASRDFSVKGAKSAWWAEREELDGRLRDLLSTIETTWLGGFKGIFSQHERRPDLLARFQKSFDQVLDSNLPSRKQGRGKKPTKTYRVSLDPRVLDLFIGLGDPTDPDSDYDEALNDLLYFVVDILQFHGERNAYDEIDFDAMVVETYDALRGYYNAVKKGSERAEDAHTVLVLDKALHAFPWESMPCMESLAVSRVPSLACLRQLITESQPFANDDDFEDRPEGHYVSTERGTYILNPSTDLVNTQSTFQPIMKGLKDWDGIVNRAPQEAEFEKALSDSDILLYFGHGSGAQYIRARTIRRLEKCKPATFLMGCSSASLTEAGEFENYGPVWNYMMAGCPAVVGTLWDVTDRDIDRFAGRSFEEWGLFPRGTFKEDKRAKGKSRASGQDETMASESEEDGQVTRNVSLAEAVARSREACRFKYLNAAAVVLYGIPVYIRHKGDE